One region of Acidimicrobiia bacterium genomic DNA includes:
- a CDS encoding helix-turn-helix domain-containing protein, producing MDFVRPVEALVPGAQGRVLAVLAETTAELNLRTIAELAGVSPSQASRVLPELVALGVVERREVPPSSLFRLVREHVASRALLCLAHSAETVAVEMGQLAAALPRAPLSVILFGSFARREAGQDSDIDVVVVRPDGVDEDDEGWAASLESWRGSVRQLTGNRIEVLEVGAEEAAARFAGRSPLWEEIRRDARVVHGLDIDELQTVLHA from the coding sequence ATGGATTTCGTGCGACCCGTCGAGGCTCTCGTCCCCGGTGCCCAGGGGCGGGTGCTGGCCGTGCTCGCCGAGACCACCGCAGAACTCAACCTCCGGACGATCGCCGAACTCGCCGGCGTGAGCCCGTCACAGGCGTCGCGGGTACTGCCCGAACTCGTCGCCCTCGGTGTGGTCGAGCGCCGTGAGGTCCCTCCCTCCTCACTGTTTCGCCTCGTGCGAGAGCACGTCGCCTCCCGGGCGCTGCTCTGCCTCGCCCACTCTGCTGAAACCGTTGCGGTCGAGATGGGGCAGCTCGCAGCAGCGCTACCGCGTGCACCTCTGAGCGTGATCCTCTTCGGTTCGTTCGCTCGGCGCGAGGCGGGACAGGACAGCGACATCGATGTCGTCGTCGTGCGACCCGACGGCGTCGACGAGGACGACGAGGGATGGGCCGCGTCACTCGAGAGCTGGCGCGGCAGCGTTCGGCAGCTGACGGGTAACCGGATCGAGGTGTTGGAAGTCGGTGCTGAGGAGGCGGCCGCTCGATTCGCGGGTCGCAGCCCACTGTGGGAGGAGATCCGCCGTGACGCGCGGGTGGTCCACGGACTCGACATCGACGAGCTGCAG